In one window of Solanum pennellii chromosome 2, SPENNV200 DNA:
- the LOC107009338 gene encoding zinc transporter 8-like: MNKMLVFSLLFFFFLLPALVSSECTCDEDADDRDKIEALKYKLVAVASILIAGAIGVSIPILGKVIPAFRPENNVFFLIKAFAAGVILATGFVHILPDAFESLSSPCLPEKPWGEFPFAGFIAMISAIGTMMVDLLATSFYKNSNLTKQKPVNSDEEKEVHVHTHSTHGHAHGSVMLTSSEGNDELDLSRRRVISQVLELGILVHSVIIGVSLGASESPRTIKPLVAALTFHQLFEGMGLGGCIAEAKFKIKRAALMAIFFSLTTPIGIAIGFGISTVYSETSPTALMVEGIFNSAAAGILIYMALVDLLAADFMSSRMQDSPKLLMGANIFLLFGAGCMSLLAKWA; encoded by the exons ATGAATAAAATGCTTGTTTTTTCtctcctctttttcttctttcttcttcccgCTTTAGTTTCTTCAGAATGTACTTGCGATGAAGATGCCGATGACCGGGATAAAATCGAAGCGTTGAAGTATAAATTGGTAGCCGTCGCTTCCATTTTAATTGCCGGTGCTATAGGCGTATCGATTCCAATTCTCGGAAAGGTAATTCCGGCTTTTCGCCCTGAAAATAATGTGTTTTTTCTAATCAAGGCTTTTGCGGCCGGAGTGATTTTGGCTACCGGATTTGTTCATATACTACCGGATGCATTCGAAAGCTTGTCTAGTCCTTGTCTTCCGGAAAAACCATGGGGAGAGTTTCCATTTGCTGGATTTATAGCTATGATTTCCGCCATCGGAACGATGATGGTGGATTTATTAGCGACGAGTTTTTATAAGAATTCGAATCTTACGAAACAAAAGCCTGTGAATAGTGATGAAGAAAAAGAGGTACATGTGCATACCCATTCAACTCATGGACATGCTCATGGCTCTGTTATGTTGACGTCATCGGAGGGTAACGATGAATTGGATTTATCGCGTCGGAGAGTTATCTCACAG GTATTGGAATTGGGAATTTTGGTGCATTCAGTAATAATTGGTGTGTCTTTGGGTGCCTCAGAATCTCCCAGGACAATTAAGCCTCTAGTAGCTGCATTAACTTTTCATCAGCTCTTTGAAGGCATGGGTTTAGGTGGCTGCATTGCTGAG GCGAAATTTAAGATTAAAAGAGCTGCATTGATGGCAATTTTCTTCTCCCTAACAACACCAATTGGAATTGCAATTGGTTTTGGAATATCAACAGTGTATAGTGAAACAAGTCCAACTGCACTCATGGTAGAAGGCATTTTCAACTCTGCTGCTGCTGGGATTTTGATTTACATGGCTTTAGTGGATTTACTTGCAGCAGATTTTATGAGCAGTAGAATGCAAGATAGTCCTAAACTTTTAATGGGAGCTaatatatttcttctttttgggGCGGGTTGTATGTCACTTTTAGCTAAATGGGCTTAA